In the genome of Oncorhynchus nerka isolate Pitt River linkage group LG4, Oner_Uvic_2.0, whole genome shotgun sequence, the window ACCCAAAACAAGAGGAAAAGGGAACATGACCTCACTTTTCATGACCTCACCAATACAAATGAGGAAGGAAGGGGGGAGGGGGCTGGAGGCAACACATCTGTCCTAAGAACACAGCACGGTTCAGGTCTGCACAGTTTACAGGAGGAGGAAATGATTTAGGtgggagaaagcagagagagaaagagggggcaaAGGAGAGGAATAGTTTGAGGAGAGGGGAATTCTTCATACAACAGCGGAATTTCTCCCGCAGGCACTCGTTCAGCTTCTTGCTCAGAAAGAACTCGTAGGGGGCGTGCTCAACCTCTTCCCAATGTACaccctgagggggagagagagagcagttacACCCCGAGTCATTAACTAGTCGGCTGATAAGTGATAGATGGAGTTGTGGATTGTCCCTgccatgtcatgtgtgctgtcaAAGTGTGTGTTAAGGGTGTGGAGCAGCAGGTGTCAATCCATCCCAGCAGCAGCTGTTCTACTATCCAGACCCAGACATATACACAGGGCTCGAGCATTGCAGCTGCCCACTGTGTTGCCACCACACGCCCTCTGCTGTAATCATTTTCTGTACATGCAATTTTGTTCCAGGGATATCTGATTCCCAGTAAACAAAACAACATGATATATTGGATCTGATTGGGGTTCTTCTAATTGTATGCAAACAACTGTAAACAGAAGGAAAttgaaagctgttcaggagatTCCATGTGGGAATTGTCTACATTAATCTGTGAAGGAAGTGTTTACTTAGCCAGCTAAAGGCTATAATAATGGAAATGTTATTCTCAATGCAGACGCATTGATGGGTTGAAACAAGCCTTCCGTAATGTCATCACTTGGCTTTTTCACTTCCATAAAAAAAGTGCTATTAGCCTACTTATAACACAAATGATTACCTAACGGAGGTTGATCGCAAAAGAGTCCTAGGTTTGCTCTTACCCCAGTCCCAGGACCAGGATGTGTGATAGTAGCAGTGAGGGGATGAACACTTTGAGGAACTCTGCAGAGAAGACACCTCCTTTCTTCATCGCCCCGGTCTTTCTCATGCTGAGTGTATCTGAATGCCGGGGGTGGCGGAAATGGAACTCCCTACAGGCAAGGACAAATTATGGTTATCATACAGTAACGTCACCATCTTCCTCATCAACATTGtcccacaggaggttggtggcaccctaATTGGGGAagatggtatcaaatacatcaaacagagGGTTTTCaaagtgtttgatgccattccatgtgcaccgttccagacattattatgagtagtCCTCCCGTCAGCAGCCCCCTGTGGATTCATTACAGTATTATCCATCATCTCCTTATCATGTGGAAATATTCAGCCATAAGTAGTATTACTGTATGCACAAACACACTAGGATTTACCTGGGAGACCAGATACAATAAGACTATATCACTCACTTAGGAGGAATGTTCTCGGGCCGACTTGACCAGTCTGCTACCCAGTCTGAGTCCTTCATCAGGATATCCATGTCCCTCTCCAGGGTATCTTCCTCTGACTGCAAGGGACACATGCTGCGCATTAGGACACTGAGCTCAGTACAGacaacagggggagacagagacaatatgGCTGACCGCCCATACAATACAATAAACCCAGTGTAAAGCTGCCATGGTTACAGACACTgacagagtatgtgtgtgtaactGTAATGGAACCTAAAGCGGAGGCTACTGCCGTGTACATGGATTCAAACCCACCGGGTTAGTGTTTCCTGTTGCCGTCGCCATTGTAACAAAGGTTTTGATTGTCATTCACAAGAGACGGAGGGAAGCAGCAGGTTATATTACCATGGAAACATATATGTGACGTAGGTAGCTCAGGCACACCAAGTAATAACTCTTACTTGGCCATCTATTCTGCTGCTCACGTCCACATCAAAGATGATCTGTCCATCATGATCATCCTCCTGGGGACTAGGAGGCCGGGGAGGACTGTGGGGAGGATCAAACAACAAAATAAAAACAGTCACAGCCAATCACTGCACTCCAAGTATTCTCTCCCTTGGTGCATAGTAATGTACACTTGTATGCAGTAACCAGGTTGAAGATTTGGGGCTTGCTCAAATTCCCAATGCATTAATCAAGAGACCTCGCGCCTCTGA includes:
- the LOC115123776 gene encoding BCL2/adenovirus E1B 19 kDa protein-interacting protein 3-like; this encodes MQATLHTVTMSEAAAVAENNGDAGLNGSWVELEMNRAAAAAAAGLSQSTSTVGQALGLLPLPQVVVEEVVEGIVGGLEHVPSSSSIHNGDMEKILLDAQHESSRSNSSCDSPPRPPSPQEDDHDGQIIFDVDVSSRIDGQSEEDTLERDMDILMKDSDWVADWSSRPENIPPKEFHFRHPRHSDTLSMRKTGAMKKGGVFSAEFLKVFIPSLLLSHILVLGLGVYIGKRLSTPPTSSF